The genomic window CATTTCTGTGGGGGGGCACTGGTCAGCCGGAGCTGGGTCCTGACCGCAGCACACTGCAAAACTGGGTAAGGAACCAGGGGACCTTCCAGAATGCCTGGGGTCTAGCTAGGTTCTTCTGCCATCTTGGAAGGATGAATGGGATGGTGAGGAACCCAACCCTGCCTAACGCCCCATACAGCGATGCAGCCGTGTCAACAGGCTTTCTGGATGcaaaggcctccttgagatatgggaacatttgttcttttgcccCACAGTAAGCCCTTGCCAACCCactgagtctacttggatctgtgccagctacatagctatATATATTgctagcacaaatctgagtggacccaggaaggcggattgaggccaggaagggggataggatatcggcagtgctgctgcagccaataGCTCCCTGcccttgatctgccctcctccccaccccagtctcctccccaccccttcccttcttcacCTGCTCCCTATGCCGACACTGGGGATCTTTCCCTGTCACTGGGTATTGGGGATCCTTCCCTGTCAACTGGTTTGTGGACCTGGCTGTTTGCAGCAGTGACCAGGCCACACTGAATGGCTTGTCgccttttgtgactgccataaagtatCCTATGGTGTTGGAACACTAGTTCGGGCAGCTTAAGGCCTATTAGGATGGGACcacaaggctacaatcctatacacacttccctgggagtaagccccattgaatccatTGTATCCAgtgtatttggtcaccctgcatgGTTACAAATGGTGCTTGTCTAGTTTCTTATGGCcaatccacacttccttttctaggGACTCCTTACAGTCTGTTAGTATTATGACAGAGCAATTGTATTAGCAAGGCACTTTCTCTGTTGcctcttctgtttttaaaaaaaagaagtaaagGGAATAAATTAACCACTGGCTGTCAAGGTTTTGAAAAGGAGGTTACTACAGCACCCAGTTTTAGGAACTCCTGAGATATGTCAACTCTTATTGCTGTGGCAGACCCAGAATACTGAGAGTGTTCACGTGCTCTCACCTTTTCTCTGACTTATCCTTCAGAATCAATCAGATGCTGATCGTAGCTGGGGAATATTCGCTCTCCACTTTTGAAGGCACAGAGCAGGTGTTCCGGCCGGCTCGCATGGTGGTCCACCCAGACTACAGTGTCACGTCGAAAAATGCTGACATCATGCTGATTAAGGTAACTGAACTTTCCATTCTTGGGGAAGGAGAGCAGGGGGCTCAGGGCTTGAAGGAAGGGTCGGAGCTGGGGTCAGTGAGGGCATGCCTTTGGCATCATTTCCATTGAAAGGCATAAAAGAGAACAGAGAATGCTGCTGCCTACTGAGTCTGACTCTTGCTGTGTCTAGCTTAATACCATCTGCGGTGATTGGCAGCAGCCACCCAGATGGCTGTAAAACTAGTCCAAGTAGTCCTAGGCATCAAGATTTGTACCTAGGACCTTCTGTCTTGCCAAGCAAGGGATCCCACGACTGAACTATGGTTTGCCACCTTTTGTGTGGATCCAGACCTGGACCTGTGGCAGtggctgcctccaccaccaccccctctcccccaaagCAGAGAAGAGCCAAAGAGGAAGCCTGGGAAGGAGAAGGGTGGCCTGGATGGGTCCAAGAGCTCCTGGAACCTGGCAGTGCACTGATGCCGTTTGACCTTCCCTGGCAGCACACTAGCAGCTGTCTCTGCCAGTCCTCCTCCCGCCTCTcctcaaaaagaaagaggaaaatggagtggaagaggaagtgtggaggagagcagaatgcTGAGCTAAATCATTCTGCTCTACTTGTGTCTTCCAGGCAGAGGAGGTGCCCTTGCCTGTAGCAATTGCCTCCATCACTTCCAAGGATGGGCTGCTCCTGACGGTGGTGGTGATCTAGAAAAGGGGTGtgaagctcatttcatacagcaggccaaatagcattcctggtgcctgctgagggccagaagtgaaatcatgaagcaggaagtgatgtcactaagtggatgatggccagaaataagcactcatAATAGAAAGAGAATAACATAATAGAAACTCCccggcccctgggggatgacacaggagtggaggggcagaaaaggagattgtggaagcagggatggggctaatggacgattgcagagagagagagggagcaggggtggaaaCTCATAATAGAAGAGAAATACACACAAATTTTGATAATTTAGAAACTCAATAATTTAGATAATTATCTAActttagaaaattagaaaattaTCTAATTTTCTAACATAATAGAAACTCATAATAGAAGAGAtctattctatgcttgggatcattaggaagggtattgagaacaaaacggctagtattataatgctgttgtacaaatctatggtaaggccacacctggagtattgtgtccagttctggtcgccgcatctcaaaaaagaacatagtggaaatgggaaaggtgcaaaagagagcgactaagatgattacggggctggggcaccttccttatgaggaaaggctacggcgtttgggcctcttcagcctagaaaagagacgcctgaggggggacatgattgagatacacaaaattatgcaggggatggacagagtggatagggagatgctctttacactctcacataataccagaaccaggggacatccactaaaattgagtgttgggcgggttaggacagacaaaagaaaacatttctttactcagcgtgtggttggtctgtggaactccttgccacgggatgtggtgatggcgactggcctggacacctttaaaagggaattggacaagtttctggaggaaaaatccattatgtacaagccatgatgtgtatgcgcaacctcctgattttagaaatgggttatgtcagaatgccagatgcaagggagggcaccaggatgaggtctcttgttatctggtgtgctccctggggcatttggtggaccgctgtgagatacaggaagctggactagatgggcctatggcctgatccagtggggctgttcttatgttcttatgttcttaagagaaaaacacacaaattttgaacatattttcaagatacgtgggagcccaattatcacacaggctgccctttcagcagtgccgcttctgcagACGCCACTCTTGGATACAGCAGATCACTCATGACCCACCCTGCCTGCCTTGGCATCTCTCCACAGCTGAACAGGCCGGTGGCTTACAGCGCCTTTGTCTCCATCGTGCCTCTCCCCAAGCAAGGAGCGTCTGTAAGGGATGGCCGCTTCTGCCAAGTCTCCGGCTGGGGCTATACCACTCCCATCGGGGGAAGGACCTCGGACACCCTGCGCAGTGTGCATCTGCCCATCATTTCAACATGGAAGTGCAACAGCTCAGCCTCCTATTCTGGATACATCACCAAGAATATGATCTGCGCCGGGTTCAGCACCGGGGGGAAAGATGCATGCCAGGTATCAGCCAGCCTCTTTCATTTAGCAGAGAAAATACTTTAAGTCTAAAGCATTTGTAGAGGATGAATTCTTGCCAGGGCTGGTCTAAGATCTCCCAGTACCTGAGGTGGTGCACCAAGAGCTACCCCATTCTTATCCAGAGTAGGGACTGCTGTTCCTACTCCTCCTATCACTCTCTGGgttttaaaaggaagaggggaatagatCCGAAGAGGAATTGTGTAGGAAAAGAGcatggggggggacgacacagcATCAGGGACACTCTCCGCCACACCTTCCTCTTCTGCAATGTTCCATTTTTCCATTTTGaatccaggtgtgtgtgtggtggaagaGGGACACGCGTGGGCAGTGCAGACACGCAATGCCTGGCAGTTAGTGATAACCTCCCATTCCAGGTCATAAAAAGTAATACAGTTTATTAATGTTGGAAAAAGAGGTCTAAATCAAGCAGAGTCATATAACGAAAGACTCTTTTGTctgatcatcccccccccccagtttgctgctaaaaataaaacaggagcagaggcagtaaaagtGTTTCAAAGAAAAAATACTTTCCTTACAGTTTAAAGCATCTACATCTCTTTTGAAGGGCACGTCTTTACCTTTGGACAGGGCATCATAGAGTTATTCCCTAGGCATGGATGCATGAAACTCATAGTATGGCTGGATTCCATGCTGGCTGACAGAGCTCATGGAGTGAGGTCTTGCATGctgcaagatgggggggggggagcgagagaGCAAGCCAAGCAGGGGCACATCCCACAGGTCAAAGAGGTCAAGAGTAAAACTGTGAAAAAGGCAGActctgagtcatctgcctcctggacagTCTCACCCCAGTGTCCTGTGGGGTGGCATTGCACCTACTTCCAAACAATTAAAAGCCCAGATAAATAAGCAAATGAAAGAAACAGGAAGGGGATGCAGATGATCAAAAACCACATGGCATAGATCAAAAAGAAAGCAGGGCTGTCCCCACAAAAGGGGTTGGCAATTTTGGCACAGAGCTGAAAAGGCTAGCAGAGAACTAAACAAAACAGATAACCAGATATTACTCACCTGTAGTTACTTGCATTGcctgaaagaaaagggggaaggggTCTGGCTCCTGCGCTCCTTTGAGGAGTAGGTGAGCTCTTTCATTGATGTGGCACCTCACTGAATCAACCAGAAGCGAAATCTAGAGTTTTGTGTGTGCTCTTAAAAATCCTGGGTTTGCTGATGCTGCAGGGTGATCCATTTGGAGGAGTGGAGCCCACCAGAGCTTACCTAGTCCTTACCTTacctggctgcccaatcagtgggcacatgccaatctcagcagaCAGATAGGCCAGCATCTTTTGTATCAGAGAACTCCAGACATGAAAACAGCAGATCTGCATAGTACGTACTTGCCTGGGATGCCAGGAGGTCCTTCTATAACAATACTGGATTCAACATAGGCTTACTGCAGGAAGATGCTTCTGCTACTTTAAGGATGCTGTGACATCACAGAAGTCTATTCAGGGAGGAGTTAGAAAGGTTCAAAAATAGGgggaaagaagcaaaaaaaaaaa from Tiliqua scincoides isolate rTilSci1 chromosome 9, rTilSci1.hap2, whole genome shotgun sequence includes these protein-coding regions:
- the LOC136660296 gene encoding trypsin-3-like, with protein sequence MPSPAAPVGAQRSVRSSKTSLAHLSKELVQAQHVVRCHLPVLDSCPVTVLSADGESDSQRIIGGHIVAPQTSKYLVSLKRNTGYHFCGGALVSRSWVLTAAHCKTGINQMLIVAGEYSLSTFEGTEQVFRPARMVVHPDYSVTSKNADIMLIKLNRPVAYSAFVSIVPLPKQGASVRDGRFCQVSGWGYTTPIGGRTSDTLRSVHLPIISTWKCNSSASYSGYITKNMICAGFSTGGKDACQGDSGGPLVCEGRVFGIVSWGHSCASPRYPGVYTAVANFQKWIYKTIFMK